From Medicago truncatula cultivar Jemalong A17 chromosome 7, MtrunA17r5.0-ANR, whole genome shotgun sequence, a single genomic window includes:
- the LOC112416718 gene encoding uncharacterized protein — protein sequence MESFKFAFILKLMLKLFGITNELSKILQRKDLKIVSAMELINVVKAQLATLRDSGWDNLFVDVQEFCVAKGILVPNMDEEIPVRGRSRLEGRTVTNLHHYRAEIFYVAIDKLCVEMDHRFSEGSNIVLDCFSCLDPKNSFSKFDVDKLALLADIYHADFSDDDRGTIRE from the coding sequence atggaGAGCTTTAAATTTGCTTTCATTTTGAAGTTaatgttaaagttgtttggtatcACAAACGAGCTTTCAAAAATCTTGCAAAGAAAAGATCTTAAGATTGTTAGTGCCATGGAATTAATTAATGTCGTCAAAGCTCAGTTGGCCACATTGAGAGATAGTGGTTGGGATAATTTATTTGTTGATGTACAAGAATTTTGTGTTGCTAAAGGTATTTTGGTGCCAAATATGGATGAAGAAATACCGGTTCGGGGTCGTTCAAGACTAGAAGGGAGGACCGTCACTAATCTTCACCATTACCGTGCCGAGATTTTTTATGTTGCTATTGACAAATTATGTGTGGAGATGGATCATCGCTTTAGTGAAGGAAGTAACATTGTACTTGATTGCTTCTCATGTCTTGATCCCAAGAACTCCTTCTCCAAGTTTGATGTTGATAAGCTTGCTCTTCTTGCTGATATTTATCATGCAGACTTTTCTGATGATGACCGTGGAACAATAAGGGAATAA
- the LOC120577079 gene encoding zinc finger MYM-type protein 1-like, translating to MTSGDIQKELAECCAHEVMNVIMEELGDKQFSVLIDESRDISVKEQMAVMLRFVNNKGDVVERFIALHHVKDTTSEALKNALYCILDRYKLSISRIRGQGYDGASDIRGEFNGLQRKILDENPYAFYVHCYAHCLQLVIVSIASSCSSINDLFEYISLIITTSSASCKRRDALMET from the exons ATGACTTCCGGTGACATTCAAAAGGAACTTGCAGAGTGTTGTGCACATGAAGTTATGAATGTCATTATGGAAGAGCTTGGTGATAAACAATTCTCTGTGCTTATTGATGAGTCACGAGATATATCCGTCAAAGAGCAAATGGCGGTGATGTTGAG GTTTGTGAACAACAAAGGGGATGTTGTGGAACGATTTATTGCTCTACATCATGTCAAAGATACTACTTCTGAGGCACTAAAGAATGCTCTTTATTGTATTCTTGATCGTTACAAGTTATCTATTTCAAGGATACGAGGGCAAGGATATGATGGAGCTTCAGATATAAGAGGTGAATTTAATGGTTTGCAAAGAAAGATTCTAGATGAAAATCCTTATGCTTTCTATGTCCATTGTTATGCTCACTGCTTGCAATTGGTGATTGTGTCTATTGCTAGTAGTTGCTCATCTATTAATGATTTATTTGAGTACATCTCCTTGATTATAACAACATCGAGTGCATCTTGCAAGAGAAGGGATGCTTTGATGGAGACATAA